TCCTCGCGTTCAACCTGCTGTTCAACCTGTTCTATGACTGGTCGGGAATCACGCTCATCGTACAGATTTACGCCTACGTGTTTTCATTCTACCTTGTCTTCGATTTCTCCCTGATTAACCTGGACGAACACGAGGAGAAGTACCGGTCCGCCTACGGCCGCGCGGGGGAAAACTACCTGTTTCTCGAGGCGCGCGTGCTGCCCCTCATCATCATATACGCCGTGGTCCTTATCGCGTTCCTTATCCAGGAGATACGAAGCCCTCACTGGCCATGGTCCGTCGTGATGGGGATGCTGGACGGGAGGAACACCAATCTCCTGGTGTACTCGCTTTTCCTGCTCTTCGCGCTCAAGTTGAAGAGGGACCCGTTCATAACCATCCCGCTCTTCCTGGGCCTGAGCGTGGCTTACTTCTATCTCGATCTCCTGGTGAGATCCATCTCCTCCGGGGGAGGGCTCATCCAGGCGACCATGATCTTCAAGCTGGTCATTTTTTACTTCTTCCTGTTTTACGAGTTTTTCGCGCGCAGAAATCCGTTCAAGCTCCTGGGTACGGCGCTCGCGGTGGGGGTGGCGTCGTATGCGCTCTTCCTGGGCTCCACCGTGCTCATATTCGACCGCGCGTCCGCGGAAGGAATAGGGAGGCGCGAGGCGGGGATGTACCTATTACGCCTCGGGTTCAAGTACCCGATCAACGAGCTCAAGGACCAGGTCATGCGCTCCGGGGATCCGGAATACCTGAAGGAGTTTCTTTCCTACGCGCGGCGCTACCGCGTGGAGCTTCGCTATACCGACGAAGAATGGGAAGGCCTACTTTTCTCGGGAACCATCGACACCGCGGAAATGATCGCGGCCCATTTGCGGCAGAGGCAGCTTCCCGTCGAGTATGCAAAAATTGTCGACTTCGCCGAAAGACGCTCGTTCGTGATCGGGTCTCACCTTGAAAACGCGCCCCACTTCACCCGGCTCGCCGCCCGTTGTGTGAAAGGAAACGAGGCGGACCTCGAGCGGAGGATGCGGGCGGGCAACCCGCGCTTCGCGCGGTGGGGGGTTTCGCTCGCGGGCGAGAGCAGGAGCCCGCTCCTCATTCCCTTCCTCCTTGAGCATCTCACGGGGACGGATACCGCCATGGCCCAGGCGGCCTACGACGCGCTCGCGCACATCACGGGGCTGGACCCCAGGGAAACGATGAACTTGAAGTTCAACGACCCGGAGGCCGTGACGGCCTTCAAGGATTTCTACGTGCGAATTCGCACAGGGCGTTGACCGGGCACTCCGGGCATCGGGGCCCGCGCGCGACGCAGAGGGTGCGCCCGTGCGTGATCAGTATCAGGTGCGCTGCGGTCCATTCTGCGCGGGGAATAAAGGCGGTAAGCGCTTCCTCCACCCTGTTCGGGTCGTCCGACTCGATGTAGCCGACCCGGTTCGCCACGCGCATCACGTGCGTATCGACGGCCAGCGCCGGAATTCCCATCCCCATCGAAAGTATGACATTCGCGGACTTGCGCCCGATCCCGGGGAGCGACATGAGCCCTTCCCGGGTGGAGGGAAGGGCTCCGCCGTGATCGTCCCGGACGGCCTTCGCCATGAGGACGATATGGCGCGCCTTGTTGTGGTAAAAGCCCGTGCTCCGAATGATGCGCTCCACGTCGGGGACGCGCGCATCGGCCAGGCTCCGGAAATCGGGGTAGCGGGAGAAGAGTGCGGGCGTCGCCGCGTTGACCTGCGCATCGGTCGTCTGGGCCGAGAGCACCACGGACACGGCGAGCTCGTAGAGCCCCCCGTAGCGCAGCGAGGGGGAAGGGACGCCGTACCGTTTTTTCAACAGGCTGAAGATGCGCTTCGAAAGAGCCTTGTCCATGCGGTCAGGACACCGCGATCACGCCTTTTTCCCGGCGGAGGGGGAATTGGATGGTGAATCTGGTTCCCAGGCCCGGAAGTGACGCGACCTGGACCTCGGCGTTGTGCTCCTTGAGTATCCTGCTGCTTATGGAGAGCCCCACCCCCGTGCCGGTGCTCTTGCGCTTGGTGGTGAAGAAGGGAGACCATATCTTCTTGATGTTCTCCTGGGTGATGCCGATCCCGTTATCCTCGATGGAAAGCGTGGCGACCTCGCCGTTGAAAACGGAGGCGATTGATATCTGCGCCGCGTAATCGCCGCTCTCGGACCTGCGCCGCTCTATGATCGCGTCGCGTGCGTTGAGCAGCAGGTTAATGATGAGCTGTTCCAGGCTGATCTTGTCCCCGTAGATGCGGCTTGGGGTTTCGCTGAGCATGAGGACGATATCGATGCTGAACTTCTTGAACTGGAGGCTCACCAGGTCGAGCGCGTCCATGATGACCTTGTTGACGTCGATGAACTGTTTGTTGAGGCCGCTCTTGCGCGAGAAATTCCTGATGTGGTCGATGATCGAGGCGGACTTGTCCACGAGGGCGCATATCTTCGTGAGGTCGGCGACGGCCTGGAGTCCCTCGAACTCCTCCCCGGTGATGTCGTCCATCATGTTCTGGGCGATGCCCTTGATCCCGGTGAACGGCTGCATGAGCTCGTGCGCGATACCGGTCGTGATCTCGGCCAGGCTCGCGTGCCGGGACATCTGCATGAGCTCGATCTCCTTTTCCTGTATGATGCGGTTGAGCTGTTCCGACTTCTGGCGCAGGCGGTTGATGGTATGCACGAGCTGGCGGTTGAGCCGGCGCGATTCGTCCAGGTTGCGCGCGGCCATGCCCGCGGTCCGATGGAATCCGAACGCGATGACGATGGAGGTCAGGTGGAACTGCGCCGATGCGGCGAGGGCGCATAGCGGAAGCGAGCGTTCAAACCCCGCCCACGCGAAAAGCCCTGCGGACAGCGCAAGGGCGACTTGTAAAGCCACATACGCCCGCTGGGATTGGAAGACGCTCGTGAAGAAGAAATACATGTGCACCAGCACAGCAAATCCGAGCCACGCGGCGACAATCACGGATGCGGCAGAGGGGAATATGACGGCGGCGGCCGCGACGCATACGGAGCCCGCGAGTACCGGGACGGGCGAGAGCGCCCTGGTCGCCCGGATGAAGGCGCGCGTCACAAGCGCGTACGCGGCGGGGAAAAGCGCGATCGATGCGGCGGCAGTCCAGGCTTCGAACGGCAGCGGAAACGCGGTCAAAACGAGACCGGCGGCGACCGCGGCGCAGGCGGGAAGGTAACCGCGGGACTGGGACGTGTTCAGGAACACGGCCGCGGCAAGCGTCTCGACGGCCAGGAATCCCAGGGAAAAAACTGCGATGAACTGTAAAGCGCTCATGTGCCCCGCACTACGTGATTGACATATGCCCGATGGATTTTTAATATGTCAATATATTTTGCTCACAGGGGGCGCTATGAGCTTCAACTGCGGAATCATCGGCCTGCCCAATGTCGGGAAATCCACCATATTCAACGCCCTGTCCGGGGCCGGCGCGCAGATTGCGAACTACCCCTTCTGCACGATCGACCCCAACAAGGGTATCGTGCCCGTGCCCGACGAGCGGCTCGAAAAGATCGCGCACATGCTGAAAAAGAGCGACCCCATCCACGCGAAGATCGAGTTTATCGACGTCGCGGGACTGGTGAGCGGCGCGTCAAAGGGCGAGGGGCTGGGGAACCGGTTCCTGGGGCACATCCGCAACGTCGACGCGGTGGTCCACGTGGTGCGCTGTTTCGCGGAGCCCGACGTGGTGCACGTCACGGGGGGAGTGGACCCGGTGCGCGACGCCGGGATCATCAACACGGAGCTCATGCTCGCCGACCTCGAGCTGCTCACGCGCGCGGGCGACAAGGTGAAAAAGCTCGCCCAGTCGGGCGACAAGGATGCGAAGGCGCGCCTGGCCGTCATCGAGCGCGCGTGCGCGCACCTGGACGGCGGCCGCCTTCTCGCGGGCATGGGGCTCGACGAGGACGATCTCGCGGCGCTCGGGGAATACGGGCTCATCACCCTGAAGCCGGTGCTCTACCTCGCGAACATCGACGAGGGCGGCGCGGATTCGCCCGCGGTCGCGGGGCTGCGCGCCTACGCGGGAGAAAACGGCGCGGAGTTCCTGTACCTGATCGGGAAGATCGAGGAAGAGATATCGCACCTGCCGGCGGGCGAGAAACAGGAATTCCTCGATGCGATGGGGCTCGCGGAGTCGGGGCTTGCGCGACTCATCCGCGCGGCGGTGAAGCTCCTGGGCATGGTCACCTTCTACACCGCGGCCACCGAGCTGCAGGCATGGATGATACCGGACGGCACCACGATGCAGAAGGCCGCGGGGAAAATTCATAAAGACATGGAGCGCGGGTTCATCCGGGCCGAGGTGTTCTCGTTCGAGGACCTGGAGCGCGCGGGCGACGACCACAAGCTTCGCGAGCTCGGACTCATGCGCGCGGAGGGGCGCGACCACCCCGTGCGCGACGGCGACATAGTGAAGTTTCTGTTTAACGTCTGACAGGGCGGGTGGAGCGATGACCGCGGAGCTGGACGCACGGGATCGTTACCTTATCCTCTTCGGACTCCCGGAGGACTATTCCCTGGACGAGCTGGGCGCCGCCTACCGCGCCCTCGCGAAGCTCAATCACCCGGATGTGAACCCCGACCCGTCCTCGGGGATGCGCATGGCGATCGTGAACGAGGCCTACCGGTTCCTGCACGCGCGCCACGGCGCGCCCCGCACGCCGCCGGCGGGCCCCGCGAAGCCCCGCGACGAGTGTTACGAAATCTACCGGGACGCCTTCGACACGCTCAAGTCCGCGTTTCGCGACTACTTTGGCGAGGGGCCGGACAAAGCGCGCGTGAACGACCTGTCCTGCCTGCGCGAGCGGCTAGCCGCGGCGCGCAGGGGATTCGCGCGCCTGGTGGACGAGCTTCCCTACAACGCGTGGACGAGCGACGCGATCGACCGCATTCTCTCCATCAACACCTGGCTCGGGGAAAATAAAAGTGATTGAAAAAATGGGGGAGGCTTTCTAGTATATCTTAATCGTTCGCGCCTGTAGCTCAGTGGATAGAGCAATGGCCTCCGGAGCCATGTGTCGCACGTTCAACTCGTGTCAGGCGCACAGATCGACAACTGGCGGGGTTATTCCCGCCTTTTCGTTTGGCGCCTCCCGGCTGCCTTTGAAGCGGTAAGGCCGGCGGAATATTTCTAAGAATTTCGGGCGCCGATACACAAAGAATCAGTCATCGCGCATTGCTGTTAACAGGGCACCGGGATGAACCTGAAAAAATATCAGCGATACCTTTTTCTTTGCTGCGCCGTCGCGATTACGGCGCTCTCTCCCCTCGCGGCCGCGCACACCCCGCCCGTCGCCGACAAAGGCGTCATCGATCTGCGCCCCTGGGACTTCGACGCGGACGGCTCCCTTCCGCTGAACGGCGCATGGGAGTTCTACTGGGACCGCCTCCTCGCGCCGGCGGATTTCGCGCGGGACACGAAACCGGGAATGGACGGGTACTTTGCAATCCCGGGCACCTGGAACAGGCTCTCGGTCAACGGGGCGCCCCTGGGACATCGCGGCTGCGCAACCTTCCGCCTCACCGCGCTCATGGACGGAAAGTCCCGCTGCGGCATCAAGCTCTTCCGGCTTTCGACCGCCTTCAGGCTTTTCGTGAACGGGGCGCCCGTCGCCGCGGCCGGCGTCGTGGGGCCCGATACGGCTTCATCGGTGCCGCAGTACCTTCCTCAAGTGGTCGCGCTCGTCCCCGCGGACGGCAGGGCCGAGCTCGTCCTCCAGGTGTCGAATTTCCACCATACGAAGGGCGGCCCGCGCGAGGAGATTGTCGTGGGTCCGGAGGAGAGCCTGCGCGGCGCCTTCATGCGAAAAATGCTCATGGAGCTCTTCGTCGCGGGAAGCATCTCGATCATGGGTCTGTATCACATGATACTGTTCCTCTATCGAAGGCGGGAGCGCGCGGCGCTGCACTTCGGCCTGTTCTGCTTCACGATCTCGGTCTGGGCCGTGTTGAACGGCGAGCTCTCCCTGGTACAGGCGTTTCACGGCCTGGACTGGCGCCTTCACCGCACGGTGAGCTACCTCGCATTGTGTTTCAGCGTGCCGCTTTTTTTCAACTACGTGCGCGATATCTTTCCGCGCACCCCGCGCGCCGCGGTGCGGTTCCTGAACGGTGCCGCGGCGGTCTATGCGCTCGTCATAATCGCCGCGCCTATCAGCATCTACAGCGCGGCGCTTCCCTACTACGAGATCATCATCCTCGCGGCCGTTGCCTTCGTGCTCTTCATCGTGGGGCGCGAGCTCGCCGCGAAGAACATCGAGGCGGTGTACGTGAGCGCCGGGATCGTGATCTATTTCACCGCCGTCGTGAACGACATCCTGTATGACATTTATGTAATTCGCACGATAATGCTGGGCCACCTGGGGCTCTTCGCGTTTTTTCTCTTCCAGTCCCTGCTCATGGCCCGTCGCTTTTCGCGAGCCTTCACGCTGTCCGAGCGCCTGTCGGAGGACCTGCGTGAAACGAACGAGTCGCTGCGCGAGCTGGACCGTCTCAAGGACGAATTTCTTGCCAACACCTCGCATGAGCTGCGCACCCCGCTCTCCGGCATGATCGGCATCGCGGAGTCGCTCGCGGACGGGGTTGCCGGCAGCGTGTCCCCGGGGATGAGGAAAAACCTGGACCTGGTGATCGCGAGCGGGCGGCGCCTCTCGAACCTGGTGAACGACATCCTGGATTTTTCGCGCCTGAAGCACCACGACATTCGGCTCTCGCTCGCGCCCGTGAACGTGCACTCCGTCGCGCAGGCGGTGCTGGACGTCACGCGCTACCTGGCGGGCGGAAAGGACATCGCCCTCGTGAACGCGGTCGATCCGGGGCTTCCCCCCGCAGCCGCCGACGAGGCGCGCCTGGAGCAGGTGTTCCACAATCTGGTGGGCAACTCGCTCAAGTTCACCGCGCGCGGGCGCATCGAGGTGGACGCGCGCCTGCTTCCCGGAAAGGGGACGCTGGAGATACGCGTCACCGATACGGGCGAGGGCATCGCGGCGGACAGGCTCGCGCGCGTGTTCGAGCCCTTCGAGCAGGCGGACGGATCGGCGACGCGCGTGCACGGGGGGACGGGGCTGGGGCTCTCGATCGTGAAGAGGCTCGTCGAACTGCACGGGGGTGGCGTCGATATTGCCTCGCAGCCGGGGGAGGGCACGCGGGTGTCCTTCACGCTTCCCGTGGCGGATGCGTCCCTGGAGAAGGCGCAGAACGCGCGACTCGTCCCGATCCAGTCCCGTTGGGCGGGCGATATCGTCGCCGCGGACGCGGAAATATCGGACCCCCCGGCGCCCTTCCCGCCGGCGCATGAAAAGGCGTTCTCGTGCCGGGGATGCCGCATACTTGCTGTGGACGATGACCCCGTCAACCTCCAGGTGATCGCAAACCAGCTCGCGCTCCACGACTACTCGGTCACCACCGCGACCGGCGGCGCCGATGCGCTTGAGCTTATCCGGCGCGGCGGCGATTACGACCTCGTGATCCTGGACGTCATGATGCCGCGCGTATCGGGTTTCGAGGTCGCGCAGGCCGTGCGAAAAAATTTCGACCTGTTCGAGCTGCCCATCATCATGCTCACGGCAAGGAGCCGCATCGTCGACATCGTCACCGGGTTCGAGGCGGGGGCGAACGATTACCTGACCAAGCCCTTTCACCGCGACGAGCTCCTGGCCCGGGTGCACACGCTCATCGCCCTGAAGCGCGCCGTGAAGGACAACGCGCGCCTTTCGGTGTTCGAGAGCGAGATCCGCAACGCGCTCACCATCCAGCGCTCGATCCTTCCCGGGTGCGCCCCCGAGGTGCCGGGGATCGATATCGCGTTCCGCTACGTCCCCATGCGCAGCCTGGGGGGCGACTTCTTCGACTTCTTCATGCCCGCACCGGGGTGCCTGGGCGCCATCCTCACCGACGTGTCGGGACACGGCATGGCCGCGGCGCTCATCGCGTCGATGGTAAAAATCGCGTTTCACTTCCAGCTGAATTGCGCGCGGGATCCCGCGACGCTTCTGCAGTGCATAAACGACGTGCTCCTCGGAAAGTTCTCGAAGCAGTTCCTCACTGCCTGCTACGCCTTCATCGACATGGAGGGACGCACGATCTCGACGGCGAACGCGGGGCACCTGCCCCTCGTCATCTGGAAGCACGCCGAGCAGGAAATCCTACAGCTAAATCCGGCCGGAAGGCTTATAGGCTACTTCGCCGATACGCGCTGCGAGGACGCGGTCGCGCCGCTCGCGCCGGGGGACCGCGTCATCCTCTACACGGACGGCATCACCGAGTCGCGCAACGCCGCGGGCGAGATGTTCGACGAGCGCTTCTTCGACGCGGTCGAGACGGGAGGGGCGCTTGCCGCATTGGGATTTATCGATGACCTCATGCGCCGCCTGGCTGAGTGGCACGGGAGCGACGATTTCGAGGACGACATCACGATCGTGGTGATCGATATTCTCTGAGCGTTTTATTAAGAATAGATTATTTCCTGGCAGGGTATGATATTTTGCAGTAAATTAACTTTTGCTGCGCTGAATGAGGAAGACTAACTCATGGAAAGTACGACCTTGAAATCCGCCGCCCCGGTACGACGCTTCGACAACGACTGGCTCACCGTGCTCGCGACACTCACCATCTTCCTGTTTCATTGCGCCAGGTTCTTCGATCATGGGCCCTGGCATGCAAAAAACAACCAGATGGACCAGGGCATGACCCTCTTCGTGACGATAACGGCCCAGTGGATCATGCCGTTGTTCTTCGTGCTTTCCGGGATAAGCTCGTTTTATTCACTCGGGTCCCGGAACGTCGGGCGTTACGTCGGCAACAGATTCCGGCGGCTTGTTATTCCGCTGGTCTTTGGCTCCCTCGTGGTGCTCGCCCCCGTGCAGGTCTGGATCGAGCGCGTTACCCAGGCCGGGTACACGGGGAGCTTTATCGAATTTTATCCGCACTATTTTCAGGGTTTCTACGCCCTTGGCGGAAATTTCGCGTGGATGGGACTGCACCTCTGGTACCTTGAGATGCTGTTCGTTTTTACCGTGCTGACGCTGCCGCTTTTCATCAATATGAAAAAGGGAAAGAATCCAAAACTGCTCGCCGGCGCGGCCGCCTTTTTTTCCAGGCGAGGAACGATCTACCTGCTGGCCGTCCCCCTCCTTCTTATGGAACTGGTCGTCAACCTGCAGCCGATGGGCGCGGGGATCAGGGCTTTCGGCGGGTGGAGCCTCTTCTCGTACATCGTGATTTTTGTCGCGGGCTTCCTGGTGGCGACCAGTCCACTGTACCGTGAATCCATGGAGCGGTCGCGATATATTTCACTGGCCCTGGGGCTCATGACCGCGAGCGCGATGTTCCTGGTGAAGTTCGATCTCTCCCTGCTGGGCACCGCCGGTGCGTATCTCGTATCGGTGCTGTTCCGCTCCTTCAATTCATGGTTCTGGCTCATAGCCATTCTCGGCTTCGGGAGCAGGCACCTTAATTTCAGTAACCCGTTCCTCGACTACGCCAGGAACGCGGCGCTTCCCTTTTATATTCTCCATCAAACGGTGATAGTCGTATTCGGGTATTTCATCGCGAACTGGGAGGCGGGCGTAATGGTGAAGTACTTGGTGCTGGGCTGTGTGTCGTTCGCGGTTATTATCGCGTCATATGAATTTGCGATTAAGCGGATCGCGGTGCTGGGTGCGCTGTTTGGGATGAAGGGGCGGTGAGTTGTGCACGGCGAAGACGCTGTGGAGCAGCGGTGGAAGGAACAAACCTGATGCGAAAGCTTGTGGTCGGCACTTTCCTGACTCTCGACGGCGTCATGCAGGCGCCGGGCGGTCCCGACGAGGATCGCGATGGTAAGAAACGGTGATATTCGACTAGCGCGGATAACCTCAGTGTTTTTTCTTGTCCTTGTCGAGCATCCCGGCAAGGCCTGCGAAGGGACTGGTTGATTTAGGTGGTGCCGCGGGCGATTTTAGTTTCGCCGCGACCGCCTTTCCACCACCTGCTCTCTTTGGCGCTATCTTCACGGTGATCGGTTCCTCTCTCTTCGGCTTTCGCGGCGTAAAGGGGTCGCTCCGCATGGACAGGGAGATGCGCTTCCGCGCCGCGTCAACTTCCAGGACCGTCACCTCGACCTTCTGGTTCACCTTGACCATTTTGTAGGGGTCTTTCACGAAATCGTCGGAAAGCTCGCTCACGTGGACAAGGCCGTCCTGGTGGACACCCACGTCCACGAAGGCGCCGAAGTTTGTGACGTTGGTTACCACGCCGGGGAGCTTCATGCCGGGCTCCAGGTCGGCGATGGCGTTCACCCCTTCGCGGAAGGTGAACAGCTCGAACTCCCGCCGCGGATCGCGCCCGGGTTTCGTGAGTTCCTCCAGGATGTCGCGGAGGGTCGGCATTCCGATTGTGTCGGTTACATACTTTTTGAGGTCGATTTTTTCCCGAAGAGACGCGTCGCGCACCAGATCGGCCACGGAGCAACCGAGGTCCGCAGCCATCCGCTGTACCACATGGTAGCTCTCGGGGTGTACGGCGCTTGAATCCAGCATGTTCGCCGCGCCGCGGATGCGGAGGAAACCGGCCGATTGCTCGAAAGCCTTGGGGCCAATGCCGGGAACTAAGAGAAACTCCTCGCGGGATGCGAAGGGCCCCGATGATTCGCGGCGCGTCATGATCCCTTCGGCCATCCTTGCAGAGAGGGCCGACACGTACTGTAAAAGCTCGCGGCTTGCCGTATTGACCTCCACGCCCACTGAGTTGACGCAGCTTTCCACGGTGTCGTCCAGGGAGCGCTGAAGCTCCTTCTGGTCCACATCGTGCTGGTACTGGCCTACGCCGATTGCCTTGGGGTCGATCTTCACGAGCTCCGCGAGCGGATCCTGAAGCCGCCTGCCGATCGAGACGGCGCCGCGGACCGTGACGTCCTGATTCGGGAACTCCCGGCGCGCCGTCTCCGAGGCAGAATACACGGAGGCCCCGCTTTCGCTGACCATGGTGATTATCACCCCTTCGAGGCCGATGCCTTTCAGGAAGGACAGGGCGTCTCGGCCCCCCGTGCCGTTGCCCACGGCGATCGCTTCCACGGAATATTTTTTGCACAGAGCGGCGACTATCTTTGCGGACTGCTCGATTTTATTATGTGGCTCCAGGGGATATATCGCCTCGTGATGCAGGAGGGCGCCCTGCTTACCGAGCACGGCGAGCTTGCAGCCGGTCCGCAGGCCCGGATCGACGGCGAGTACCGCGCGCTCGCCCATGGGCGAGGCCATGAGGAGCTCCCGGACGTTGCGCGCGAAGACGGCGATTGCCTCCTCGTCCGCGCGCTTCTTGCAGAGGGCGCGTGTCTCCGTGTCCATGGAGGGGCCGAGGAGCCGGTGATAACAGTCCTCGGCGGCACGCGACACCTGGGCCTGGGCCGCGCCGTTTCCCTTCACGAAGGCGCCCCTCAACAGGGCCACGGCCTCGTCGTCGGCGGGCATGAAGCGCGCGGAAAGGAAACCCTCATCCTCACCGCGCAGGACGGCGAGGATCCGGTGTGACGGCGCCTTGGCCGCCGGCTCGGCCCAGTCGAAATAATCGCGGTATTTAGCCGCCTCCTCTTCCCTGTCTTTTACGACGCGGGAGCCCATGACGGCTTTTTCCGCGAAGAGGGCACGCATGGATTCCCGGGCCCCGGCGTTCTCGTTGATCGTCTCGGCGATGATGTCGCGCGCCCCGGCAAGGGCCTCCTCCGTCGATGCCACGCCCTTTTCCCCGTCGACATAGGCAGCCGCCTCGCCCTCGACGTCAAAGCTCTCCTGGGAGAGAAGGCGTAGCGCCAGCGGCTCCAGTCCCTTTTCGCGGGCCGCCGTGGCGCGGGTGCGGCGCTTGGGACGATACGGGAGGTAGATATCCTCAAGCTTCGAGAGGGTGGACGCTTCGCGCACCGCTTTATCGAGCTCCGGCGTGAGTTTCTCCTGATCGGCGAGGGACTTGAGCACGGCCTCGCGGCGTTTCTCAAGCTCCCGGATCTGGTCGAGGCGGTCGCGGATAGCGATGACCGCCACCTCGTCCAGGCCGCCGGTCGCCTCTTTGCGGTAACGGGCGATGAACGGCACCGTGGCCTCCCCGGCCAGGAGCTCCGCCGCAGCGGCCACCTGCGCGTCTTTTATGCCGAGCTCGGCACTGATTATTGAAAAGGCCTGCTGGTCGGTCACGATGGGTCCTCCCGGGAATTCATTCGTCGCGGCGCTGGGGCGCACGACGGGAACTCACCTAGCGGACCTGCGGCGGGAATGGCAAGGAAAATTTAAAAGTTCAGGATGAAAGCCTTTTACCTGTATTCACTCTTGACCACAGGGGGCTTCTTCGAGAACCCGCCAACCGCTTTCCTGAGCTCCCGCCGGAATTCTTCACCGGTTTCGTCATGCGCCAGGTACAGGCGCCATGAATAGAGCCGGGACTCGTCGTACGTGAAGCCGGATATATTGATTCCGCATACCACAATGCAGTCCGGTTCGGGCTGGTTTTCAAAATCGATGGTCCCGGCGATGTCCTTGATCCTCGCGCACCCTTCGGTGGTATCGATCCGGTCGCCGCTCAAACCCCAGAAGAACCATTGCGGGGAGAGTATCAGGTCCGTGAATTGCTGGAGCTTTCCCCACAGCCGGCTCTTAAAATCGGTCGTAGTTTCGAAGCAGTGCATGGTCATGCCTTTCATCTCGCCCAGCTTTTGGGTTACGATGAAGTCGCGCACCGCCTGTTTGAATTCATTCTGGAGATCGTCGTATTTGCAGCGCCGGGTGCTTCGCGTGAGCTCGGATTTTTTCATGGAAGTGAAGGTCATGACCTTTGAATAAATATATTGATAAATAGTTACCAGTTCAATTAGGGTAGCCAATTAAAGGAAAGAAATTTGAGAGAAGGGTGTCCGCGCATTCCTTGGATAATAAATATCGCCTCGGCAAATATAACGCTTGACGATATTATCGCCATGCGTTATTATTGTACCATATGATTCGCTCATTTAAATGCAAAGATACCGAGAAAGTTTGGAATCAAATCATTTCGAAAAGGTTCCCAATCACTATTCAGAAGATCGCATTGAGAAAGCTATTTATGATTCAGCGTGCAAAGGATCTTAATGATTTGCGAATTCCTCCCGCCAATAGGCTCGAAAAGTTGAAGGGAGATAGAAAAAATCAATACAGCATTCGAATAAATGACCAGTATCGAATATGCTTTATATGGGATAATTCCGATGTGTTTGATGTTGAGATTGTGGATTATCATTGATTTGGAGTTCAAAAATGAAAAAATTGTCAAATATTCATCCAGGTGAGATATTACGAGAAGAATTCTTAATTCCTTTTAAATTATCCGCTTATAAATTAGCAAAAGAAACGAAAATTCCTCCTACGAGAATATCTCAAATATTAAAAGGGAAAAGAAGTATTACTGCGGATACCGCCTTGCGGTTTTCCAGATTTTTTGGAACTACACCTGATTTCTGGTTAGGGTTGCAAATAGAGTATGATCTGAGAGAAGAGCTTAGAATTAAATCGCGTGAATTAAAAACAATTAAAGCGATAAATACTGTTCATGCTATTTGAGAATCAACCAGAACGTGTTAAAAACCGC
This genomic stretch from Spirochaetota bacterium harbors:
- the nth gene encoding endonuclease III, with the translated sequence MDKALSKRIFSLLKKRYGVPSPSLRYGGLYELAVSVVLSAQTTDAQVNAATPALFSRYPDFRSLADARVPDVERIIRSTGFYHNKARHIVLMAKAVRDDHGGALPSTREGLMSLPGIGRKSANVILSMGMGIPALAVDTHVMRVANRVGYIESDDPNRVEEALTAFIPRAEWTAAHLILITHGRTLCVARGPRCPECPVNALCEFARRNP
- the ychF gene encoding redox-regulated ATPase YchF, yielding MSFNCGIIGLPNVGKSTIFNALSGAGAQIANYPFCTIDPNKGIVPVPDERLEKIAHMLKKSDPIHAKIEFIDVAGLVSGASKGEGLGNRFLGHIRNVDAVVHVVRCFAEPDVVHVTGGVDPVRDAGIINTELMLADLELLTRAGDKVKKLAQSGDKDAKARLAVIERACAHLDGGRLLAGMGLDEDDLAALGEYGLITLKPVLYLANIDEGGADSPAVAGLRAYAGENGAEFLYLIGKIEEEISHLPAGEKQEFLDAMGLAESGLARLIRAAVKLLGMVTFYTAATELQAWMIPDGTTMQKAAGKIHKDMERGFIRAEVFSFEDLERAGDDHKLRELGLMRAEGRDHPVRDGDIVKFLFNV
- a CDS encoding response regulator — its product is MNLKKYQRYLFLCCAVAITALSPLAAAHTPPVADKGVIDLRPWDFDADGSLPLNGAWEFYWDRLLAPADFARDTKPGMDGYFAIPGTWNRLSVNGAPLGHRGCATFRLTALMDGKSRCGIKLFRLSTAFRLFVNGAPVAAAGVVGPDTASSVPQYLPQVVALVPADGRAELVLQVSNFHHTKGGPREEIVVGPEESLRGAFMRKMLMELFVAGSISIMGLYHMILFLYRRRERAALHFGLFCFTISVWAVLNGELSLVQAFHGLDWRLHRTVSYLALCFSVPLFFNYVRDIFPRTPRAAVRFLNGAAAVYALVIIAAPISIYSAALPYYEIIILAAVAFVLFIVGRELAAKNIEAVYVSAGIVIYFTAVVNDILYDIYVIRTIMLGHLGLFAFFLFQSLLMARRFSRAFTLSERLSEDLRETNESLRELDRLKDEFLANTSHELRTPLSGMIGIAESLADGVAGSVSPGMRKNLDLVIASGRRLSNLVNDILDFSRLKHHDIRLSLAPVNVHSVAQAVLDVTRYLAGGKDIALVNAVDPGLPPAAADEARLEQVFHNLVGNSLKFTARGRIEVDARLLPGKGTLEIRVTDTGEGIAADRLARVFEPFEQADGSATRVHGGTGLGLSIVKRLVELHGGGVDIASQPGEGTRVSFTLPVADASLEKAQNARLVPIQSRWAGDIVAADAEISDPPAPFPPAHEKAFSCRGCRILAVDDDPVNLQVIANQLALHDYSVTTATGGADALELIRRGGDYDLVILDVMMPRVSGFEVAQAVRKNFDLFELPIIMLTARSRIVDIVTGFEAGANDYLTKPFHRDELLARVHTLIALKRAVKDNARLSVFESEIRNALTIQRSILPGCAPEVPGIDIAFRYVPMRSLGGDFFDFFMPAPGCLGAILTDVSGHGMAAALIASMVKIAFHFQLNCARDPATLLQCINDVLLGKFSKQFLTACYAFIDMEGRTISTANAGHLPLVIWKHAEQEILQLNPAGRLIGYFADTRCEDAVAPLAPGDRVILYTDGITESRNAAGEMFDERFFDAVETGGALAALGFIDDLMRRLAEWHGSDDFEDDITIVVIDIL